One region of Pelorhabdus rhamnosifermentans genomic DNA includes:
- a CDS encoding MFS transporter, with translation MKNNSKVISTAPKTNKRWWFVSLILLGAVVNYLDRSNLSVANPLIAKEYGLNPLQMGLLMSAFLWPYALANLPAGWLVDKFGPKKMFGWACGLWSAITIATAFSTSYSFFYSLRMLLGISESPFFPAGVKAIDKWFTKEDRGTPIAVINTGSQISNGIAPPLLTALMLAYSWKVMFIIIGVAGLIVLALWLISYHDPETSSDVVVKAESDIQNSQVTGDEAKVGWVDLFKYKSTWYMIIGNFGLIYTMWVYLTWLPGYLVTGRGLSILKTGWIASIPFLVGIIGVPLGGIISDYFIKNKGYAPIKARKIPLVCGACVAAVAVIPVPYVSDIHTCIALLSLGYFAASVPTGVMWTLATDVAPKNMVASLGAIQNFGGFIGAACAPIITGAIVQATGSFEYAFLVGALFLIISAISYGVFLQKPISE, from the coding sequence ATGAAAAATAATTCTAAAGTAATATCTACAGCACCTAAAACTAACAAAAGATGGTGGTTTGTTAGTTTGATATTGCTTGGAGCTGTTGTAAATTATCTGGACAGGTCGAATCTTAGTGTAGCTAATCCCTTAATTGCTAAAGAGTATGGGTTAAATCCCTTGCAAATGGGATTGTTAATGTCGGCATTTCTTTGGCCTTATGCTTTAGCTAATTTGCCAGCCGGTTGGCTTGTTGATAAATTTGGACCCAAAAAAATGTTTGGCTGGGCCTGTGGATTATGGTCAGCTATTACCATTGCCACAGCCTTCAGTACGAGCTATTCTTTTTTCTATTCACTGAGAATGTTGTTAGGTATTTCAGAGTCGCCCTTCTTCCCTGCTGGGGTTAAGGCGATAGACAAATGGTTTACCAAAGAAGATCGTGGGACGCCGATAGCTGTAATTAATACAGGTTCGCAAATATCTAACGGTATTGCGCCGCCACTACTCACGGCTTTGATGCTGGCCTATTCATGGAAGGTTATGTTTATTATTATTGGTGTCGCTGGGCTGATTGTTTTGGCTTTATGGCTGATATCCTATCATGATCCGGAAACGAGCAGTGACGTTGTTGTAAAAGCTGAGTCAGATATACAGAATAGTCAAGTGACAGGAGATGAAGCGAAAGTTGGTTGGGTTGACTTATTTAAGTATAAGTCAACTTGGTATATGATTATTGGCAACTTTGGTTTAATTTACACCATGTGGGTTTATTTAACGTGGTTACCCGGTTATTTAGTAACGGGCCGTGGGCTGAGTATTTTAAAAACAGGCTGGATTGCTTCGATACCATTTTTAGTGGGGATCATTGGTGTTCCACTGGGAGGCATTATTTCTGATTATTTCATTAAGAATAAGGGCTATGCTCCTATTAAGGCCCGTAAAATTCCGCTTGTTTGTGGGGCTTGCGTAGCAGCGGTTGCGGTTATTCCTGTTCCTTATGTATCTGATATTCATACTTGTATTGCCTTATTATCTTTGGGATATTTTGCCGCTTCCGTTCCGACAGGCGTTATGTGGACGCTTGCTACGGACGTAGCACCCAAAAATATGGTAGCATCGCTTGGAGCAATACAAAATTTTGGCGGCTTTATTGGTGCTGCTTGTGCACCAATCATTACGGGTGCTATTGTTCAAGCTACAGGGTCTTTTGAGTATGCTTTTTTAGTTGGCGCATTATTCTTAATTATTTCGGCAATTAGTTATGGCGTTTTCTTGCAAAAACCGATTAGCGAGTAA
- a CDS encoding GntR family transcriptional regulator translates to MTKDIELFSAPDTSLRQKVFQYIKSQIINGVYSAGDILLETKLAQELGVSRTPIREAIWLLEVEGLVETTAKKGAIILGISDKDVADICVMRQLLEGLAARWATPRLTDLELKELQKIVDLTEFYAQKDNIEEIADLDNKFHQTIYEASGSKMLNLTLSNFHKYIQVARLQSMHVENRLSQTITEHLALLEAFRSQDAEAAEKAMTYHVSMVHRNISSLYH, encoded by the coding sequence ATGACCAAAGATATAGAACTTTTCTCTGCGCCAGATACCTCTTTGCGCCAGAAGGTATTTCAATATATTAAATCGCAAATTATTAATGGCGTTTATTCAGCAGGAGATATTTTACTTGAAACGAAACTGGCCCAGGAATTGGGTGTGAGCCGTACGCCTATTCGCGAGGCGATTTGGCTATTGGAAGTAGAAGGACTAGTAGAAACGACAGCTAAAAAGGGTGCCATTATTCTCGGCATTTCTGATAAGGATGTAGCGGATATTTGTGTCATGCGGCAGCTCCTTGAAGGCTTGGCGGCACGTTGGGCTACTCCGCGGCTGACTGATTTAGAGCTTAAAGAGTTACAGAAGATAGTCGATCTTACGGAATTTTATGCGCAAAAAGATAACATAGAGGAAATAGCGGACTTAGATAACAAATTTCACCAGACAATTTATGAAGCGTCAGGCAGTAAAATGTTAAATCTTACATTAAGTAATTTTCATAAGTATATTCAAGTGGCGCGTCTTCAATCCATGCATGTTGAAAATCGTCTATCGCAAACGATTACAGAACATCTTGCTTTGCTTGAAGCATTTCGCAGTCAAGATGCTGAGGCTGCTGAAAAAGCTATGACTTATCATGTGAGTATGGTTCATCGTAATATTAGTAGCCTCTATCACTAA
- a CDS encoding LacI family DNA-binding transcriptional regulator — MAVTLKDVAKAANVSITTASLILNQKAEAIRFSEETIQKVREISLSLGYVPNMSARKLRQSGKTSLTFAVLWPIDTRVGLIGRILTGIHRFSSSLETITINLLVKTMDEMGIQGVKELYQPNLFNGAILANTSMADETYIHRVSPSVPVVFFHRTSPIYPYVSANNFAAAKQVAEHFIKNKHQKIAILASSVSSQALDERLAGLTEALIGREYMIRYCDFTETSGYHAVVKLIESGNAPTGLICLCDQTAMGSLSALHDYGIQVPNQCEVFGFDNQVYSNFTIPKLSTVNLPVEEMSFYAMQLLVQRTLDPNYSEKQKNFDLDIIYRESTRP; from the coding sequence ATGGCAGTTACTCTTAAGGACGTTGCAAAGGCAGCAAATGTATCGATTACGACGGCTTCGCTTATTTTGAACCAAAAGGCGGAAGCCATTCGTTTTTCTGAAGAGACGATTCAAAAAGTACGCGAAATTTCTCTCTCATTAGGTTATGTGCCCAATATGTCAGCACGAAAATTGCGTCAAAGTGGGAAGACGAGTTTAACATTCGCTGTGTTGTGGCCTATCGATACACGTGTAGGATTGATTGGACGTATTTTAACCGGAATTCATCGATTCAGTTCTTCTCTTGAGACGATTACCATCAATTTATTAGTTAAAACAATGGATGAAATGGGGATTCAGGGTGTCAAAGAGTTATATCAGCCCAATCTTTTTAATGGTGCAATTTTAGCGAATACATCGATGGCAGATGAAACATATATTCATCGTGTTTCGCCAAGTGTTCCTGTTGTGTTTTTTCATCGGACTTCGCCAATTTATCCTTATGTCAGTGCAAATAATTTTGCGGCAGCTAAACAGGTTGCAGAGCATTTTATCAAGAATAAGCATCAAAAAATTGCTATTTTGGCATCATCTGTTTCATCGCAAGCCTTAGATGAACGACTTGCGGGTTTAACTGAAGCTCTTATAGGCAGAGAATATATGATTAGATATTGTGATTTTACGGAAACTAGCGGATATCATGCTGTAGTGAAGCTGATTGAGAGCGGCAATGCGCCTACCGGACTCATCTGTCTATGCGATCAAACTGCCATGGGATCTCTTTCGGCCTTGCATGATTATGGTATTCAAGTTCCTAATCAATGCGAGGTTTTTGGCTTTGATAATCAAGTTTATTCAAATTTTACCATTCCTAAATTATCGACAGTCAATTTACCTGTAGAAGAAATGTCATTTTATGCTATGCAATTATTAGTTCAACGAACACTTGATCCGAATTATTCTGAAAAACAGAAGAACTTTGATCTCGATATTATTTATAGAGAGTCCACAAGGCCGTAA